CAGTACCTCAGTGTGTGtctacagtacatcactgtgTGTCTACAGTACCTCAGTGTGTGTCTACATCAGTGTGTGGCTACagtacctctgtgtgtgtgtgtgtgtgtgtgtgtgtgtgtgtgtgtgtgtgtgtgtgtgtgtgtgtgtgtgtgtgtgtgtgtgtgtgtgtgtgtgtgtgtgtgtgtgtgtgtgtgtgtgtgcgtccgtgcgtgtgtgtgtgtgtctacagattGTCCGTCTCGCCGTCGAAGGGAGGCATGTTGTCCAACTGCATGTGGATGTGTGAGTTGTCCTCCGGGTTGCACACCCAACCGATGGGGGTGCGGTTGAACGAGGGGCGGGACCTAATGTCCGCCTGCAGGGAAGGGAGAGGCTCCAGCTCCAATGGGGCGAATAGGATCTCAGGAGGCTCGAAGGTCATGTGGCCTCCCGCCTTCTCGGAGCCGCCATAAGGCATGGCCGACCTGTCAATCAAATATTAATATCATAACGTACAAAATACATGTCTGCATAGTCATAAACGCATCAGCAGTAACCTGCTGAAGGTCTTGAATCTGGTTATTTTCGAcaggtgtgtatgtgcgtgcgtgtttgtgtgcatgtgaatgtgtgtgcgttaCCTGTTGAAGCTCTTAAACTTGGGCATTTCGTGGGGGGGGTGTGGTCCAGCCATGCAGTGGTGCATGGTGGCAGTCAGAGACTCGTCTCCCCTCATGGCCCGTTCCCATGGAGACACATAAGTACGCACATACTGCTgcctcctcttctctttctccgcctccttatccaacacctcctcctctactgTGGGGGAGATAAACATGACATCGTCTCACTGTTTTTCGCTTGTGTGTAAGTTTTCCTGGTGCTGACGTCAGAACACGCTTCAATACATATGAATGTCAAATAGTTTTACATACATGAGGTGTGCttgatttacactgaacaaacatataaacatataaacatataaacgcaacatgtaaagtgttggtcacatttttcatgagctgaaataaaagatcccagaaattgtccaaacgcacaaaaagcttcttctctcaaatgttgtgcacaaatgtgtttacatcccggttagtgagcatttctcctttgccaagataatccatgacaggtgtggcatatcaagaagctgattaaacagcatgatcgttacacaggtgcaccttgtgctgggggacaataaaaggccactctgaaatattcagttttgtcacacaaacacaatgtctcaagttttgagggagagtgcaattggcatgctgaatgcaggaatgtccagcaAAGTTGTTGCAAGATcatttcatgttaatttctctaccataagcctcacaaccgcagaccacgtgtaaccacgccagcctcattctgattggttgggcctggcttcccagtgggtgggcatataccctcccaggcccacccatgactgcacccctacccagtcatgtgaaatccataggttagggccaaatgtatttatttcaattgactgatttccttctatgaactgtaaaatcgttaaaatcttttaaattgttgaatgtatcgttcatatttttgttcagtacagctTGGTACAATAGAACTTAATTGAGAAGTCCTAAAAGTGCAAAGCCTACCGTGCTCAGGTTCAGGCTCGGGTGGTGGGGCCATCATTTCACAACCCAGGGACGGAACTAGGCTCTGGAGATTCTGCTAGaggagacaggacacacacacacacagccagatcagcacacacacacacacatgtaccctTACAccaacccccacccccctctcccccaccaTATTCTCGTTGGTGACGATGAAGCGCTCCACCCTCTGTTGTCTCCTCCTGAACATCTTGGATCCCTTGTTGGTCATAAGAGACAATTCCTCCAGCATGGTGTCTTTAGGAGTCTTGATCTTAGTGCCCAGATCAAACTCTGATGCCTCGGGGTCCGATTCTTCATCTGTAGAAGGGGGAAACACAATGTCATTGAATGAGATGACATGTACTGTAATTTACATATCCCTGATTGCATTGATTCCAATGCTAAGTTCACAAAGCATCACAGTCCCACCTTTACTATGTAAAGTGATTTGAGCACTGGAGACGGGCTATATTAATCCATTCAATTATCAATCAATATTCTCTTCCCAGACCCATATCACCACTAACTCTTTCACCCCCTCCCCTATCCTCTAGTCTAAACTCCCAACTCCTAAGCACTGTTGATCTGAAAGTGCAGATAGCTGCGAACAACATGGCGAAAATTCCAACTTAACCAATATGAGAGCAAAGGTGGAAATATTCAAATGTTATAtggtccttctgtctctctctctctctctctccctattccctatatctctttctctctctctctctccctattccctatatctctctctctctccctattccctatatctctttctctctctctctctccctattctctatatctctctctctctctccctattccctatatctctttctctctctctctctccctattccctatctctctctctctctctctctctctccctattccctatatctctttctctctctctctccctattccctatatctctttctctctctctctctctccctattcgctatatctctttctctttctctctctctccatattccctatatctctttctctctctctccccctattccctatctctctctctctctgataaaaGTGTCAAATGTGTTTTACAGATGGCTGGCTGGTCTGCTCTCGTCCCCGTAAAACGTTCTACTCATCATCCGCTACACACTCTCTGATATCACTCATAACACCTGGAGCCCagccacacaatatacacacacacacacacacacacacacacacacacacacacacacacacacacacacacacacacacacacacacacacacacacacacacacacacacacacacacacacacaaggctggCAAAGCAATCCTGTGCTGAGAGCTGTAGCTTGCAGTACCTTGTAAatcaggactgtgtgtgtgtggtctgtgtgtgtgtgtgtgtgtgtgtgcgcgtgggtgtgtgtgcgcgtgcatgcgtCATACCGTCCTGGGTGATGTTGGTCAGATCAGTAATGATCTTGTTGGCCTTCTTCCTCTTTGGGGGGGCGGGAGTTGAGAGAGGCATGACTAGAGCCTGCACCAATCAGAAATACACAGTTCAAATCAACAGCCAATCACAGAGCGATCGGTGACATCCACCAATCCCAATCAGactgataatgatgatgatgatgatgatacataACTGACCCGATAAGGAAAGGTTTTAGGTTTCTAGGGAACCATTACTCTGAGGCTCTGGGCCTGTGGGTCTATATTCCATACTGTAGTTGGTGTAATTGGTTTAATCTGCTGTAATTGAAGCTCCTGCTGGAATCCAACACCCTGTAGCTATTATTACTACATGTTCCACAGCAGCTCTGTTGAGTGCTACTgtcaccactcacacacacacacacacacacacacacacacacacacacacacacacacacacacacacacacacacacacacacacacacacacacacacacacacacacacacacacacacacacacacacagggcaattCCACAGTGACAGAGTAATGCTGAActaagatttttcactttaaaatgtatgtcaaactatttgaccaagaaggagagtgatggagtgctgcatcagatgacctagcccctacaatcacctgaccttaacccaattgagaaggtttgggatgagAAGGGCcgcatagtgaaggaaaagcagccaacaagtgctcagcatatgtgggaactccttcaagactgttggaaaagcattcctcgtgaagctggttgagcgaatgccaagaccgtgcaaagctgtcatcaaggcaaagggtggctacttttaagaatctcaaatataaaatacattttgatttgtttaacacttttttagtttctgcatgattctatatgtgttatttcatagttttgatgtcttcactgtttttctacaatatagaaaatagtaaaaataaaaaataaacctatgagtagctgtgtccgaacttttgactggtactgtatataaaatggATTGCCTATATTGTACACAATAAAGACAATCAATTACAGGTCAACATTTAAATATTGCTCCCGCTGAGGTGGGAGAACGCCAGGCTTATGGAGCTCCTGCTGGGTTAGCGTTGGGAAAAGT
The nucleotide sequence above comes from Salvelinus namaycush isolate Seneca chromosome 35, SaNama_1.0, whole genome shotgun sequence. Encoded proteins:
- the LOC120029481 gene encoding myozenin-1-like; translation: MPLSTPAPPKRKKANKIITDLTNITQDDEESDPEASEFDLGTKIKTPKDTMLEELSLMTNKGSKMFRRRQQRVERFIVTNENMQNLQSLVPSLGCEMMAPPPEPEPEHEEEVLDKEAEKEKRRQQYVRTYVSPWERAMRGDESLTATMHHCMAGPHPPHEMPKFKSFNRSAMPYGGSEKAGGHMTFEPPEILFAPLELEPLPSLQADIRSRPSFNRTPIGWVCNPEDNSHIHMQLDNMPPFDGETDNL